Genomic DNA from Perca flavescens isolate YP-PL-M2 chromosome 23, PFLA_1.0, whole genome shotgun sequence:
TGCTGAACTATAAATCAAAAAACTTACGCTGGTTTAGTGTATATTTGTAAACCTAAATGAACTGAAACACAGTACACGGTTGTTAAGGACCACAGTGACTGGCCCGACTCGCTGACGAGTGGAGCGTTATCGGAAAACTAGTCAAGCTCGCTAAAGTTCAGGTAAGGCCTCCGTCCTTTTCTTGTGTTGGCACTCAATTTATGTTGGCCTGTTGTGGGCTTAGTGGTAATtgaatttgtatttgtatttattataaggatccccattagctgacgccTAGACGACCACCTAATCTTCCTGGGAATCCCCTACATCTAACAACGATGTTATTTTACCAGTACTACCTGTGCCGTGACAACATCTACATTGGTACAGCTCAACCCCTTAGTCCAAGTGTAAATCCAGCTTTGGATGATAACATCTGGGAAAAATTATGATGTAACCAGACTGGTCGCAGTATGTGATACAGTATGAATCCTTGAGACTGAATTTGATAACTGTTAATGTGACTTAAAGCAGGCTGTCATCCAACGGCAGTGCCTCATTCAACCATTCATTTGGGGTTTTGCATGTGTGAGAAGAAAGGGATTGGTAAGAAAGATGTGGGTAAGGGGGATTAGTGATACATATTTGGAGTGACCACAGTTGATGTCTCTGTTGCCATCACGTAAGACAACCAGCTTGATGTTTCTTTGAAATCCTGTTACCTATCACAGCCTTTGAGTATATGTAGCTTTAGAAAAACCTTTGTTCCCTTCATAGAGAGTCTCAGTTTCTCACAGCCAGCTGTTTGCAGTCAGGCTATGAATACTGCCCCTCTTATTCCATGTATGTCCATTGACTATGCACCGTTATGAACAGCCATTTTCCACCCATCGCTGGATGATATCCCTTAGCATACCACCTTAGCTTCTGATATCCTTCCATTTGTAATGATTCCCTCTGAGCATTCCTTGTCAAAATTAGCCGCACTCCCACCTCACTTCAAAACAATGTATCGCTGGCCACCAGGCCACAATCCTACAGGGTCGCATCATACACCCTAGAATGAGCCTCTCTGTCTCATCTCCATTGAGCTAATGAGAGTGGAGAAAGGTTTTGTTTTACCTCTGAGGACTCCCAGTGCAGCTGACAGGGCTGCAGGTATTTTCAGCTGTTGCCCCTGCTGGCGTGCAGACAGAAGGGCTCATACAGGCTCCGACGTGAGCCAAACCGTTGACAGCTTCATTTTTCCTAATGATACTGTTTACCCTTGTTGTGgttctttattttaattctGGTTAGACAAGAACTTCTATGAGACTTTAGGAGTCTGAGGAGACATGAGAGCTGTTCTTGGGTGACAATTAGCTGCTGACAGGGTTTCCCACCTGTATCTGAAAATGGGTTTGATTTACGAGGTGGTATTCTGTAACACAAAGCGACAGCACAGAGGACAGAGCCCAGGGAGAGTGACAGACTTTAGGGACAGTAAATATCATGAGGTGAAGACAAGGGCTTGTTCACAACTGAAACCCAAAACTGAGTGGCAGCGAGGACAGTACTGTAAGGGCTCTGGGCCCCGGGCCAGAGGTTTACTGGCAAAGTGTCTGACCTCTGAGTGAGCCAACCAGCGGGAGGCAGTGAGATGTCTGGGTTGGTGTGTTGCACAGGAAGAGGATGAGGGGTTTGGTGGCTGTGGAGGGAGATGGCAGGGAACAAGGGATGGGGATTAAAAGTGCGCTCATTCTGAACTATTCCAGGGACAAGAATCCAAGTCCCAAGAGCTCTTCGGGCGACTCAGCCAGTCCGTCATCTCTGATTCGAACTTTTTAAAGGCTTGAGAGTGGGGTGTCTAAAACAACAGCGCTGgcctcctcctcttcagctGTTCAGACTCATTTAAAGAACAATAGTTTTCTTCTCTTACTTATCTGCTGCTCTTGGCTATGCAGCTATTTATGGGTAGTGTTTGTAGCAGACTGGAATCTGTTGTCTCTATTTCCCCACAGCTTTGGCTCTGAGGGGATCAGGGATGTTTTTGGCAGTGGATGAACACTATGGGGGCAACTGCACTGTACACAATCAAAAGTACAAAGGTGCGTAAAGATAAAGGCCAAGCTAGGCTTCACATTATTTCAGGACCttggtttttctgtggctgttgcgAACGCCTACACTTTCTTGACCGCGAATGACCCAATTAGAGATCAGGATAAGATTTAGTTGTGTGGAATGGGATTCTGGTGCTTGCAGCTGGCTGTTAAAAGTTGTCATCTCCCCAAACATATCAGTGTCTGTAAAAgagttctcatgaaccatatcTTGAAAGTGCAATGTTCACATTCCAAAATGTAGCAAACTgttcaagtcaattttattgatATAGCcccaaatcacaaatttgcctcaaagGGCACCCTCTATCCGTAGACCCTCAGTCCAGATAAAGAAAAACTTGCCCCAAGAAACTATAATTCGGCGCAAAAaataagaagagcaaaaaagGACGGATCTCTCTTCCAGGACATACAGACAAGAAATAGATGTCCAGTGTACAGAGGGTTCTGTTAGTGTCAAATCATGCCAGCCACAGGCAGATCAATTGTCACTTGGAGGATAACAAGTTTATTAAAAACTTGTATCGGCTCTCATCAGGAAGGCTTCCAAGATCCAAACAAAATGTTCTACATCCTCTACATGGGCATGTCTGGGTCGACGGCAGACCCCTAAAAGAGCTGGGCTAATGGGAGGGTGGGAGTAATACCATATCCTAATGACAGACAAGAGCGGATTAAAAGGGAATGTTGATGGACGTGTTGGTACAGATGAGTGAGGTTATGGtgtggaggagagaggatgggTTGAGATGCTACGTGTGGTTGAATAAGGAGTTGAATTATGTGCCGGGGGCAAGTCTGACGGGTCGGCTTCCATCaatcaaaacaaagacaaacacaatcaGGTTGTTGTTTATCCTTATACAGCCCTGCCCTTGCTCAAATTGCATCATCCTTCACAGGTCTTTGTTTGTGTCCGGCTCATCACTCATCAACATTCCTCCACCTCACTTCATCACTGCCCCGAACAACAGTATCTGCTCATAAACCTCAAATCTTTTCTTGCCCCCATGCATCAGTAATACTATACCACTGTCAAAGTCACTTTGAAGATTCCTATGAACAAGCTGGCAGTCAGGCAAGCCATAAAGTGATGGAGTCGCCTGACTATGCTCCCCTCAAACAATGacagtaaatataaatataacaagCCACttataaaagaaattaaaaattaaaacacaaaatgaccttaaatgtatgtatttttgctATCAAATGAATTAAAACATGCTGCAGGCTAATTTTGGATCTCATTTCAGTTTTGAGGCAACATGCAAATCCCAACCTCACTGTCAAAACTCCTACCTTTCTTTGTTGGCTCTGGCATCTTGAGCCGCGTCCCAAGAAAATAAGTGTCAAGGAATCGAAAGGCACAGGTAGGTCGGTGGGTGCCCTCAGAGTAATGTGACTGTACAGGAGGCCAGGTGAGGCGTGGTAGCCCTCTCGTccaggagggagagagatatcGATAGGAcggtagaagaaaaaaaactctgggACTCCTTGGACCAGAGTGATGGGAGATGAGGAGGACACAGGGACACGGTTTGGAAATCTCagtggggggaggagaggaggaccaGTGACAGATCCAGGAGGGACAGGCTTTCAGGCCTTATATAGCGAGGTGGCATGCTCCTCCTCTCTGTAGTGGACGCTGCATCACTGTCCCCTAACCACTGGCTGCTGTGCCAGCTTTTTAGATAAGAAGTAAatgtgaagtgttttttttatgctgcCTTTTGCAGAGAAGTGATATCAAAATTATGCATTTTTACTTTGTATTGGCTTACTGGATTAAAGTCCAATATATTAGCTTTGAAGTTGGAGCAATACAACTTCATTTTCAAATATTATGAGTTCTGCAGAGCCCACATTTTCACAGAATGTCAACATATTCATGGCTGGGTATTCCTGTGAAATTGCTCAAAATGGCctgtttaacattttggtaaCACACTTTCACACTTTCTTGAGAATTAGATGAGAAGGTCGGTACCACTGCTAGCAGCTGGTCATCTTAGCTTaccacaaagactggaaacggggaaaTGTTTAAAAGGTAACAGGTAACACTGCCagtaccagcacctctaaagctaattaacatgtttctaatttgtttaatccatacaaatCTGTACCTGCCGGACAAAAACTAGTGCACATAACTCCCCGTGGTATTgacagtggtatcaatcttcttatctaaccCTTGGCAAGAAAGTAACTAAGTGAGTAAGTAAGCGTTGCTCAAAATGTCGGTGTCATTTAAGACTAGATTTGTCATCATTACATCCAGATTTCCCCCTCAGGATCAGGGTGAGGGCTGTCAGCGGGGGCATCAGAGGTGAGTATCCTCTGAGCACTACAGAAGTAGGTGAAGAAGGAGAAGTTGGGATATAAAAAGGGATAGGTGTCGTCATTGTCACAGGTCTGAGGCTGATGTAATACTCTCCGACAATCCCAGGTGATATGCAGCACATTCAGAGAGTCTGTGGATTTATTATAAAAGAAAAGACATGCAGCGACTTGATGCCAGGTGGCAGATATCAGTCTAATCCAGGGTGAATGCTGTCCAACAACAGAAGGCTTTCCAAACTGGCGAATAAATACTGGGGAGATGCCTGGGCGGTGGTTATAGGGCCTATACTTAGAAAGCTGTCATAAACCTTGACATTTAACATGTGGATCTGACATGAAAAGAGGGTTTCATTGTGAATTATGTCATTGATGTGGCGCCTTTGGTCCTAATTAATCTTTTTAGCACGTCAAACACGTGATAAATCAGGTGTAGTCTGTTGTCAAAGACAACAAAGATTTAACAAGAAGGCTGAAAGCTGCCGGATTTACGAGCAACAGCACGCCTGGTGCTGAAGCGTCTTTACATGTACAGTACCAAGCACCTGCGGAGAATctaacaatatcacaaccaCTTGAGGATGTTAATGATCTCAACAAGGAAGGGCACTTAAAGCATGCACAAATGATTCCTCGGACAACCCAATAGGACAGTCAAGGCGAGGCACAGCTCTATTTTAGGGGCTGTAGATACTGTCTGTGCACAGGAATGCAGTTTATATCCACCGTCAGAAATTTGCTTACAGGAAGAACCTCTAAAATGAAACCTAAATTGGATCTATACTGCAAGCAAACACACATCTATATGATGTGGAAGCTTTTAATTAATGAACTTTCCTTAAATGACTGTTTTCATAATTCAGTTCAAAGTATGTGGCCTTTCTTGGTATCAGACACCCATAGCTCAGTTAGCCCATTTATAACCCGCAGAGGGCTCCAGCAGTAAATACTGGGCTTAAGGAAGCATCATGTGGGTCCGCCACAAACAGCACAAAACCATTTGGTAATGCCCGGGACGGCCCAGGGTTCACATCACAGAGGCGATTTAGCCATGAGGTCACACCACACGGGAAAGGGGGCGGGGGGAGAAGGAGGCTGAGTTGCTTTGAGATGGACTACACTGACACCCTCTGGTTCGTAACAGCCAGCAAAAGCTATTGCATGAAGTGAAACACACTTGTCAACAGGTGAAGAGGCACATTAGGCTGCTGCatgatttttttctctcagGGGAAAGATAGTGTTCTTGTTATATTAGAGAATGTCAGTGTAAGTCTCAGTAAATCTACTCAGTGAGAAAACTAACCTGCCTTTTGAGAGGTTATGCTACTGGTTATGTTGGCCGGCAATAATATACTAAGTGTCTGGTTGGAAAATGAATTGTTGCTTTTTAATGTTGTTTAGATTACTAACATATATACTCCCTAGATGGGAGCTTgtattgtctttctttttcttctaatTGTAATATTACTGTTTTATCaagactgttttcttttttcccccacactaagtttttgttaaatgtatttcagaAGTCATTATTTTTACAAATATCTCATCATTACTTTCatgtatttgtatatgtataAGTATATAACtgtaaagaagaaagaaaaagtacaAGCAAAATTAAACATACttgcaaaaaaaggaaaaaataggaTACACAAGCAAACTATACGAAaggtaagaagaagaaaaaattcaaaaaataaaataataaaaacaggtaAGGAAACATCTTGATTTCACCACATGCACAAAACATCACATTAATTTCCTTTAGATGACAATGATAAGacattgtttttattacatCCTAAAAAAATTACAACATAAAAAGCCAGGTTCAATTATTAAATCCATTTATCATTTATTGATCAGCTTACTTGCAGCTTTAAAGTAAAGGTCAATTTCACAATTAGCCTACTGTATAGGTATCCTTCTTGATTTCAATAAAGTCTTCTAATATAGGTGGTTCAGGCTGTAACCATTTTCTTGTTATAGTTTTCTTACTTACTAACAAATACCTATGTCTATAAGATAAGTCATGTTTGCAGGTAGTTGGCCTATCGTGTCTGTTTTCAAAATCCAATGATTTAGTTGTCTTTagataacaaaaataaaataatgacagCACTGTAAGAgttaaaatatgtttatttatgtttaattaTTTACACCACAAACTAAATGCATGTACTAACTTCAAGATGACCAAACTGATTTGTGAATCTGTCTCATTCATAATGGAAAGATAAAGCTCATTTAGAGTCGTATAGGACATGATATGAGCTACACAAAATCTCGTCCACTTAACAAATCTCCTTGTTGAAACTTATGCAGTGACATCAGTGTCTCTCGGCTGAACTGGTAGGTGAGCTTCTTCTTCACCTTGAAGATCTCTCCGGACCGGGCGTAGTTCCTGAGGGCGCGGGACATCTTCTGGTAAGTCATGGGCCTCTTGTTGCCCTTTCTCTGCCCCCACAGTGCTGCCACCTGGTCCTTGTTCGTGGAGGAAAAGCGGAAAACGCCGGCGGCTGCTGGCACCCAGGACACACAGTGGGCCATGGTCGGATCCTCCAACATCTCAAACAGAAAGTGAAAGAGTCGCACCTTTCCACCTGCAAAAATTTAGCAAACAGTAAGTGGCAGAATGAAGACTTGACAGGGATTTAAAAGATGGATTTAGGGAATATCATGGCAGCTGTGCCCCAAACAGTTAGTGCTGGTTACAGTTAATCATTTCCTTAAATACAGCAATTCCCAGAAAATGTCATCACGGATGGGATGCCATTTAGTGGAGAGGGTAAAGCTGTAAACACTGCGGTTATCTGATAGATATGTAAAAACAGCTACTGAGCTAAGCTGAGCACAGCtccattgttttttacagtaaagGGAAGGTCTCTTATTTACTTTTGTGGTAATGTTTCCCCCAGGCTGCTAGCAACCGAGGCAATAACAATATCTAGTAACCCAAAAAAGGAGAACTCACCACTCCCCGGTGTGTGTTTAGTAGGTCTTCTTGCTGATACAAAGTTTGGCAGTGACCCACGCTCAGACAATGTTGCTGTTGTGTTATGGCTGAGAGTTGGCAGGGAGTCGCGGGCCAGCAAAGGCTGAAGTGCAGGTTTGATAATCTTTGATACAGGAAACACAGCTTTAAAGGCTTATATGTACACATTTAACTACACGTGGTAGCTATACCAGTACCAAACACTATATGCTTACAGGCTGCTCATAGCACGTCCAGCACCGCTGGCATGAGTCATCATACACAGGTGCACTACTTTCATCTACAGGCACACCTGCAGTCCAGTACATCTTGGccactgtaaaaacatgttgttgtttttttaaaagacctAGATCAAATTAGTCTTTGagtattataatttattttacaagaCTTTCCTCTTACCATTGTCTCCAGTGTTTTGTCTGTAGTACTCCTCTAGGAACTCTAAGATCACCTCCAAATCTGATTGAGTCTCCTGGAAAGAATTCTGATGAAGATAAATAATTCAAAATCAGCCTTGAATAATGCATACTTTGTTAACAATTCAGTTGTCGCCCTGAATATATTTTTTAGTAAATTCTCATGTCATCCTTGCAATAAGTCTGTTCTTTACCATCACTGATGAGGCTAAATCTGATGCAGTACAGTCCTTTCAGTTTGGGAGAATATCACAAGACTGACTTTGAGACGCTCATGTGCCCGGGCTCTTATTATACCCCCCGCAGAAGCGGGGCTTTCTGCATAACCCCAGACGTTTTCTACCCAAGGCTCACAGGAACAATGACCACCATCCCACAAAGCCCCAACACCAGCACCAGTCAACCCATCAACAAAGCCTCCCAGCACTGACCACATCCTCCCCGCTGAAGCAGATAAGACCTGGCCTGAAGGCAGCATCTACACATTGCTCTGttttcaggaaaaaaacactcttGCTGCCATATTTTTCCTCACAGGATGTGTCTTAATTTCATGTTTTGCAGTGCGCTTGTTGTAATATTTTACTACAATGGAGACAGTGCCAAATCTTTCAACACGGTGATAATGCctgtgttttccttcttttttttttttttttttttacaacaatagACGAGAGCGTGGCTGCAGTTTGATCAGTCAGTAAAAACCAAACACAAGTGAGAATTCACAGATTG
This window encodes:
- the spi2 gene encoding transcription factor Spi-B, with the protein product MYWTAGVPVDESSAPVYDDSCQRCWTCYEQPIIKPALQPLLARDSLPTLSHNTTATLSERGSLPNFVSARRPTKHTPGSGGKVRLFHFLFEMLEDPTMAHCVSWVPAAAGVFRFSSTNKDQVAALWGQRKGNKRPMTYQKMSRALRNYARSGEIFKVKKKLTYQFSRETLMSLHKFQQGDLLSGRDFV